Proteins found in one Pectobacterium atrosepticum genomic segment:
- the tssJ gene encoding type VI secretion system lipoprotein TssJ, with protein sequence MLRALCLFSLMLLLSGCSTLGKMAQVAANPDIQVGSNNHQPSTVGFSLLAEPDVNPNDSGEAAPIEFQLVLLAEDSRLLATDYDQITTDIEKALAKNYISHQDYTLLPGQFKYLPPEALDEKVHYLGVVARYADSESAEWRKVIKLKNTGQTYQILVHLRRDEVEIKKDQEEE encoded by the coding sequence ATGCTGCGGGCACTGTGCTTATTTTCCCTGATGTTACTGCTGTCGGGGTGTTCCACGCTGGGCAAGATGGCGCAGGTCGCGGCGAATCCGGATATCCAGGTGGGCAGCAACAATCATCAGCCTTCTACCGTGGGGTTTAGCCTGCTGGCGGAACCGGATGTGAATCCGAACGACAGCGGTGAAGCCGCCCCTATCGAATTCCAACTGGTTCTGCTGGCGGAAGATTCGCGTCTGTTAGCAACCGATTACGACCAGATCACGACGGATATCGAAAAAGCGTTGGCCAAGAATTACATCAGCCATCAGGACTACACGCTATTGCCGGGGCAGTTCAAATATCTGCCGCCAGAAGCACTGGATGAAAAGGTGCACTACCTCGGCGTGGTAGCTCGATATGCAGATTCGGAAAGCGCGGAGTGGCGCAAAGTCATCAAGCTAAAAAATACCGGACAGACGTATCAGATCCTCGTGCACTTGCGCCGGGATGAAGTCGAAATCAAAAAAGACCAAGAAGAAGAATAA
- the tagH gene encoding type VI secretion system-associated FHA domain protein TagH has protein sequence MNVTHPLTLVVLNSEQLDINSQVQHQFDHRGGTLGASEKDQWQLRDRLGSVVPAHARIEMTDGYFSLCDLSGQSFINGSLSPIGRDRKVILSHGDELVIGPFRLGVYIGDPTTEQDIDQVLGQRTDDVLGGWLSEDKKRRSTDLADSTVVLNDPLWALQKEQSQSLLLSDSETVGESLTTSLSSFSSAEDTMDQKFVELPTINTRYAGDELEGYSDGTSLAPLMRGLGLSLQPSDDARLREMLEEMGKSLRAMVEGLLALQTEQAALADTHLRPIEDNPLRLGLGYADTLSVLFAEGKSPVHLSAPAAVEEVLNNMRVHHIANQQAIAVALENILQAFSPAALLSRFEHYRRSGEPLAADDGWAWQMYQHYFRELTSPRQQGFQKLFHQVYAQAYDRAVRQQQEQK, from the coding sequence GTGAACGTAACCCACCCACTCACGTTGGTTGTGCTCAACAGTGAGCAGCTCGATATCAATTCTCAGGTACAGCACCAGTTTGATCACCGTGGTGGCACGCTGGGCGCATCGGAAAAAGATCAGTGGCAACTACGGGATCGGCTGGGCTCCGTGGTCCCGGCACACGCTCGTATCGAAATGACCGATGGCTATTTCAGCCTGTGCGATCTGAGCGGCCAGTCTTTTATTAACGGTTCCCTGTCGCCGATTGGGCGAGATCGTAAAGTCATTCTGTCGCACGGTGATGAGCTTGTGATTGGGCCTTTCCGGCTGGGCGTGTATATCGGCGATCCCACAACGGAACAGGATATCGATCAGGTATTAGGACAGCGCACGGACGATGTGCTGGGCGGCTGGCTAAGTGAAGATAAAAAAAGGCGCTCTACGGATCTTGCAGACTCCACCGTCGTGTTGAACGACCCGCTGTGGGCGCTACAGAAAGAACAGAGCCAGTCACTCTTGCTATCAGACAGTGAGACGGTCGGAGAATCACTCACGACTTCTCTTTCTTCTTTTTCTTCTGCTGAGGACACCATGGATCAGAAATTTGTCGAATTACCGACTATCAACACACGCTATGCGGGAGATGAGCTGGAAGGGTACAGCGACGGCACCTCATTGGCTCCGCTGATGCGCGGGCTGGGGCTGTCGCTTCAGCCGAGCGATGATGCGCGACTGCGTGAAATGCTGGAAGAGATGGGGAAAAGCTTGCGCGCCATGGTTGAAGGCTTGCTGGCATTGCAGACGGAACAGGCGGCACTGGCGGACACGCACTTACGCCCGATTGAAGATAACCCGCTGCGTCTGGGGCTGGGTTATGCGGATACGCTGTCGGTGCTGTTTGCCGAGGGGAAAAGCCCAGTTCATTTGTCAGCGCCCGCCGCGGTGGAAGAGGTGTTGAACAATATGCGAGTGCATCATATTGCGAACCAGCAGGCGATTGCCGTGGCGTTGGAAAACATTCTTCAGGCCTTTTCGCCAGCCGCGCTGCTTAGCCGTTTTGAACACTATCGTCGTAGTGGCGAACCGTTGGCTGCGGATGATGGCTGGGCGTGGCAGATGTATCAGCACTACTTCCGAGAATTGACGTCACCCCGCCAGCAGGGTTTCCAGAAATTGTTCCATCAGGTGTATGCGCAAGCGTATGACCGTGCCGTGCGTCAGCAGCAGGAGCAAAAATAA
- the tssG gene encoding type VI secretion system baseplate subunit TssG — protein sequence MAGTDRSTLNDVTFRQDVSRFNFFQLVELLNQLEGVDLEQELDFRPEQERLRFRSTASIGFHPSDILKVGCDEEGRQELEVAFLGLHGSQSPMPGYYLEELAWEYAQGEQKLGVFLDFFHHRLLTLLHRAWRKYRYHVRFQNDGEDGFSRLMFALVGLGNDAVRDSLPVNRAKMLSYAGVLASPSRSPEVVAGLVIHCFDLDDVAVMAWQHRRVPIHEGQQNRLGKGNMMLGGDFVIGDKVNDCAGKFLLKVGNLSFSRFLSFLPNGEHFQPLVRFVSFILRDQLAWDLRLGFAEGEAKGLSLGSEQSSRLGWSSFLGQPPTDPYVTICVQE from the coding sequence ATGGCCGGTACAGATAGGTCAACACTCAATGATGTGACGTTCCGTCAGGATGTCTCACGCTTTAATTTTTTCCAATTGGTGGAATTGCTTAATCAACTGGAAGGCGTGGATCTGGAACAAGAACTGGATTTTCGCCCTGAACAGGAGCGTCTGCGCTTTCGCTCTACCGCCTCTATTGGCTTTCACCCCAGCGATATCTTGAAGGTGGGATGCGATGAAGAAGGCCGTCAGGAGTTGGAGGTCGCGTTTCTGGGTCTGCACGGCAGCCAGTCGCCGATGCCAGGTTATTACCTTGAAGAGTTGGCTTGGGAGTACGCGCAGGGCGAACAGAAGCTGGGCGTATTTCTCGATTTCTTCCATCACCGCTTACTCACGCTGTTGCACCGCGCATGGCGAAAATATCGCTATCACGTCCGCTTTCAGAACGATGGGGAGGATGGATTCTCTCGGTTGATGTTTGCGCTTGTAGGACTAGGGAATGACGCCGTACGCGACAGCCTGCCGGTTAACCGCGCCAAGATGCTTTCCTACGCCGGGGTGCTGGCAAGCCCCAGCCGTTCACCGGAAGTGGTCGCGGGCCTGGTTATTCACTGTTTTGACCTGGACGACGTCGCCGTCATGGCCTGGCAGCACCGCCGCGTTCCTATTCATGAAGGGCAGCAAAATCGTCTGGGAAAAGGAAACATGATGCTGGGCGGTGATTTTGTTATCGGCGACAAAGTGAATGACTGTGCCGGCAAGTTTTTGCTCAAGGTCGGCAATCTCAGCTTTAGCCGCTTTCTCAGCTTTTTGCCCAACGGCGAGCATTTTCAGCCGCTGGTGCGTTTTGTCTCTTTCATTCTTCGCGATCAGTTGGCTTGGGATCTGCGTCTTGGTTTTGCGGAAGGCGAAGCCAAGGGCTTAAGCCTGGGAAGTGAACAAAGCAGCCGGTTGGGATGGAGCAGCTTTCTCGGGCAACCCCCAACGGATCCCTATGTGACGATTTGTGTGCAGGAGTAA
- the tssF gene encoding type VI secretion system baseplate subunit TssF — protein MSLEHFFRDELTYLRLQGREFAKAHPELTRFLSEQTTDPDVERLLEGFAFLTGSLRAKIEDEFPELTHGLLGMLWPNYLRPVPSMTIMQFSVHPGAIAQPAFVARGCELDSLPIDDVVCHFQTCHDAWIYPADIREIKVQSGNDLSTITLDIGLHGPLSLSDLQLDKLRFYLGGDTYTAYELYFWIASQLSHIELEVDGQRFRQEASVLKTVGFEREDALLPYPGNVYSGYRILQEYFCFPESFLFFQLAGAVWPDLPLTVTEFRLHFCFDRPLPAELKIRPDSFMFNCVPAINLFQHDSEPINLSGRQTDYPLKASYRNADSFEIFSVDKVEGWVEGNSGRSRGIPRTYQPFESFQHQIERAKGRLALYYRIRVREAINGNGFDHMLSFVRGDEQEVIDLDESISVTLTCTNRSRAAQLSVGAICVPTGNSPSFATFRNLVRPTRPLRPAMDGSLHWTLISNLSLNYVSLLRRDALVQILRTYDFPALHDKQAEQASRKRLAGIESIETTPIDRLVQGMPVRGLKSILSVRQSAFSSEGELYLFSTVLAHFFSLYASVNAFHLLEVVNIDNKERYRWPVQIGQHSMM, from the coding sequence ATGTCACTGGAACATTTTTTCAGGGATGAGCTGACCTACTTGCGCCTGCAAGGGCGTGAATTCGCCAAGGCGCACCCTGAGCTTACCCGATTTTTGTCAGAACAAACTACGGATCCAGACGTCGAACGTCTGCTGGAAGGGTTCGCCTTTTTGACAGGGAGCCTGCGGGCGAAGATCGAGGATGAATTTCCGGAACTGACACATGGTCTGCTAGGCATGCTGTGGCCTAATTACCTGCGCCCCGTACCAAGCATGACAATTATGCAGTTTTCGGTACACCCCGGTGCGATTGCCCAACCTGCGTTTGTGGCGCGAGGCTGTGAGCTTGATAGCCTGCCGATTGACGATGTAGTTTGCCATTTTCAGACCTGCCACGATGCCTGGATTTATCCGGCAGATATCCGCGAGATCAAGGTACAAAGCGGCAACGATCTTTCCACTATTACTCTGGATATTGGGCTGCATGGCCCGCTATCACTCAGCGATCTGCAACTCGACAAACTGCGCTTTTATCTGGGCGGTGATACCTATACCGCCTACGAGCTCTATTTCTGGATCGCTAGCCAACTGTCGCATATTGAGCTGGAAGTTGATGGCCAACGTTTCCGTCAGGAAGCTAGCGTGCTGAAGACGGTCGGCTTTGAGCGTGAAGATGCCCTGTTGCCGTATCCCGGCAATGTCTATTCGGGCTACCGCATTTTGCAGGAATACTTTTGTTTTCCTGAAAGTTTTCTCTTTTTCCAACTTGCTGGCGCGGTATGGCCTGATCTCCCGCTAACGGTAACGGAATTTCGTCTGCATTTTTGCTTTGATCGCCCGTTGCCAGCGGAACTGAAGATCCGCCCTGATTCGTTCATGTTCAACTGCGTGCCTGCAATTAATCTCTTCCAGCATGATAGCGAACCGATCAACCTCAGCGGACGCCAGACCGATTACCCGCTGAAAGCCAGCTACCGTAACGCTGATAGCTTTGAAATTTTCTCTGTGGATAAGGTTGAAGGCTGGGTTGAAGGGAATTCAGGTCGTTCTCGGGGAATTCCACGCACGTATCAGCCTTTTGAGAGCTTTCAGCACCAAATTGAGCGAGCCAAAGGACGGCTGGCGCTCTATTACCGCATCCGGGTAAGAGAAGCCATCAATGGTAACGGTTTTGATCATATGCTCTCTTTTGTGCGCGGTGATGAGCAAGAAGTGATTGATTTAGATGAATCCATCTCGGTAACCCTGACTTGCACCAATCGATCGCGTGCGGCGCAGCTGTCCGTTGGGGCGATCTGCGTGCCAACCGGGAATTCACCGTCTTTCGCAACGTTTCGTAATTTGGTTCGCCCGACGCGGCCGCTGCGGCCAGCGATGGATGGCAGCCTGCATTGGACGCTGATCTCCAACCTGTCCTTGAACTACGTGTCGTTGCTGCGGCGTGATGCGTTGGTACAGATTCTGCGTACCTACGATTTCCCCGCGCTGCACGATAAGCAGGCAGAGCAAGCCTCGCGTAAGCGTCTGGCGGGTATCGAGTCTATCGAAACCACCCCTATCGATCGTCTGGTTCAGGGCATGCCGGTGCGCGGCTTGAAATCAATCCTGTCGGTACGGCAATCCGCGTTTTCCAGTGAAGGAGAACTCTATCTGTTTAGTACGGTGCTGGCGCACTTTTTCTCGCTATACGCCAGCGTTAACGCTTTCCACCTGTTGGAAGTGGTCAACATCGATAACAAGGAGCGCTACCGATGGCCGGTACAGATAGGTCAACACTCAATGATGTGA
- the tssE gene encoding type VI secretion system baseplate subunit TssE, with protein MPSLSAWERGSAASLFDRIRGEERRSSPETEVEALIESVKRQLDNVLNTRPGNCRSAPELGVIDFNDATQGGADIRGKIREAIRQCICRFEPRIVHVDVNTSDYLSNPMEMSFQVTARVRLEDLEQVASFNIHMDSHRHYRMI; from the coding sequence ATGCCGTCTCTTTCTGCCTGGGAAAGGGGAAGCGCGGCAAGTCTGTTTGATCGTATCCGTGGGGAGGAACGTCGTTCCTCCCCTGAAACGGAAGTTGAAGCACTGATCGAGTCCGTTAAGCGTCAACTGGACAACGTGCTCAACACCCGGCCCGGAAATTGCCGCAGCGCACCTGAGCTTGGCGTGATTGATTTTAATGACGCGACGCAGGGTGGTGCGGATATTCGGGGGAAAATCCGGGAGGCGATCCGACAGTGTATCTGTCGCTTTGAACCTCGAATTGTTCATGTAGATGTCAACACGTCGGACTATTTATCGAATCCGATGGAGATGTCGTTTCAGGTTACCGCCCGGGTCAGATTGGAAGATCTGGAGCAGGTCGCCTCTTTCAATATCCACATGGATAGCCACCGTCATTACAGAATGATCTGA